In Bradyrhizobium erythrophlei, a single genomic region encodes these proteins:
- a CDS encoding ABC transporter permease: MTDAALPALTAAAPDAMESPARRALRRLFKRKGAVVGLGVIAVFILLAIFAPVIVPYDPIATNWALVRKPATLAHWFGTDDLGRDVLARVVYGSRASLAAGAISVSIALAIGVPLGLLAGYRGGFVDSLISRLTDAMLACPFLILAIALAAFLGPSLGNAMIAIGVSATPIFIRLTRGQTLSVKVEDYVEAARAIGNPPWRIALFHILPNILPALLVQATLSIAAAIIAEAALSFLGLGQQPPAPSWGSMLNSAQRFLTNAPWMAIWPGMAIFLVVLSFNLVGDGLRDALDPRQR; encoded by the coding sequence ATGACCGACGCCGCCCTTCCCGCGCTGACCGCGGCCGCCCCGGACGCGATGGAAAGCCCGGCACGGCGGGCGTTGCGGCGGCTTTTCAAGCGCAAGGGCGCGGTGGTGGGCCTTGGCGTGATCGCGGTCTTTATCCTGCTCGCGATCTTTGCGCCGGTGATCGTGCCCTACGATCCGATCGCAACCAACTGGGCGCTGGTTCGCAAGCCGGCGACGCTCGCCCACTGGTTCGGCACCGACGATCTCGGCCGCGATGTGCTGGCGCGCGTGGTTTACGGCTCGCGCGCTTCGCTGGCCGCGGGTGCGATCTCGGTCAGCATTGCGCTTGCGATTGGCGTTCCGCTTGGGCTACTCGCCGGCTATCGCGGCGGCTTTGTCGACTCGCTGATCAGCCGGCTCACCGATGCGATGCTCGCCTGCCCGTTCCTGATCCTTGCCATTGCGCTGGCGGCATTTCTCGGTCCAAGCCTCGGCAATGCCATGATCGCGATCGGCGTCTCGGCCACACCGATCTTCATTCGCCTGACGCGGGGACAGACCCTCAGCGTCAAGGTCGAGGATTATGTCGAGGCGGCGCGCGCCATCGGCAATCCGCCGTGGCGCATCGCGCTGTTTCATATTCTGCCGAACATCCTGCCGGCGCTTCTGGTGCAGGCGACGCTTTCGATCGCGGCCGCGATCATCGCGGAAGCCGCACTGTCGTTCCTCGGCCTCGGCCAACAGCCGCCGGCGCCGTCCTGGGGAAGCATGCTGAATTCGGCGCAGCGCTTTTTGACCAACGCGCCCTGGATGGCGATCTGGCCGGGGATGGCGATCTTTCTGGTGGTGCTGTCGTTCAACCTGGTCGGCGACGGCCTGCGCGACGCGCTCGATCCAAGGCAGCGCTAG
- the cnbZ gene encoding 2-amino-5-chloromuconate deaminase CnbZ, giving the protein MTRDFAAGNYRFIPAVFQYSSGVCAFDGFEIERVCFDMLLPLAEGFAQVAQYIQAAGQRLTSFCACELRSPAAFTEAGFLAFNQHYVKTLSEWGIFDGATNPVARSNVCPEIDPPKEPSFYAFSFVRPLPGQRRVAQPDFVIAGGAEARGGSGSYPERIVRYRDLSPEGLKEKVGFTVREMESRLAAFGFGWKDTTAVQAYTVHDFHPVMTEELVRRGAARSGLTWHFARPPVVDLEFEMDCRRVSREIVV; this is encoded by the coding sequence ATGACGCGCGATTTTGCAGCCGGCAATTACCGGTTTATCCCCGCCGTGTTTCAATATTCGAGCGGCGTCTGTGCCTTTGACGGCTTCGAGATCGAACGCGTGTGCTTCGACATGTTGCTGCCGCTGGCCGAGGGTTTCGCGCAGGTCGCTCAATATATCCAGGCAGCAGGCCAAAGGCTGACGTCGTTCTGCGCCTGCGAGCTGCGGTCACCGGCAGCGTTTACCGAAGCCGGCTTCCTTGCGTTCAACCAGCACTATGTCAAGACGCTCAGTGAATGGGGTATCTTCGACGGCGCCACCAATCCCGTAGCGCGCAGCAACGTCTGTCCCGAAATCGATCCGCCCAAGGAACCGTCATTCTACGCGTTCTCGTTCGTTCGCCCGCTTCCGGGACAGCGCCGCGTCGCACAGCCGGATTTCGTCATTGCCGGCGGCGCAGAAGCGCGCGGCGGTTCCGGTAGCTATCCCGAACGGATCGTGCGCTACCGCGATCTCAGCCCGGAGGGGCTGAAGGAGAAGGTCGGCTTCACGGTGCGCGAAATGGAAAGCCGTCTGGCGGCGTTTGGATTTGGCTGGAAAGACACGACGGCGGTGCAGGCCTACACGGTTCACGACTTCCATCCCGTGATGACCGAAGAACTGGTGCGCCGCGGCGCGGCGCGATCGGGTCTGACCTGGCACTTCGCCCGACCGCCGGTGGTCGATCTCGAATTCGAGATGGATTGTCGCAGGGTGAGCCGGGAGATAGTGGTTTAG